In a genomic window of Spiroplasma melliferum:
- a CDS encoding Spiroplasmavirus-related protein: MKKLLSILGVCGLVGMSANLTACDKPNNNENGGNKPKPNKPQEPPVGSKWKLIDIHSSDWISNNEFRNNKNKWYIMFAKKRNTNNFNFIKFKNDDINKPWSLGDEGSFNISLKGEWYWFNWLYRWDGNSEPQIPTVDNKTGKITDWKE; the protein is encoded by the coding sequence ATGAAAAAGTTACTAAGTATTTTAGGGGTATGTGGACTAGTTGGAATGTCAGCAAATTTAACAGCTTGTGATAAACCTAATAACAATGAAAACGGGGGAAATAAACCAAAACCTAATAAACCACAAGAACCACCAGTTGGAAGCAAATGAAAGTTAATTGATATACATAGTTCTGATTGAATATCTAATAATGAATTTCGTAATAATAAAAATAAATGATATATAATGTTTGCCAAAAAACGAAATACTAATAATTTTAATTTTATTAAATTTAAAAATGATGATATTAATAAACCATGAAGTCTTGGTGATGAAGGTAGTTTTAATATTTCTTTAAAAGGTGAATGATATTGATTTAATTGATTATACCGTTGAGATGGAAACAGTGAACCCCAAATACCAACAGTTGACAATAAAACAGGAAAAATTACAGATTGAAAAGAATAA
- a CDS encoding transposase of IS30 family protein, which yields MNYKHFSIDERVILSQLLVSKLFQKKNGKPNLFKIAKYMERSVSTIWNEVKRFQKLKEYNPIKAHKKYLKNRKKSVKHIKFSYQQLMWLDEKFNKFHWSPEIICYAYKREFGIKFPVCFKTLYKYVFLGLFGLNKRNLYFRGRKNKSKQNIDNRGKLSNFRTIAEAKHNKNEFGWFEMDTIVGKDFKSVCLVLTEQLTKFEIVKKLKDRTPNEVIRVIKSIFKTNILKKIVKGIITDQGKEFSEWKQIEAYIGTKVYFCDKGKPTQKPIVERINRDLRHWFPKGIDLDVYSQEYYDEIVNIINERPRQCLSWNSAKNYFVNFIKKYVNIKI from the coding sequence ATGAATTATAAGCATTTCAGTATTGATGAACGTGTTATATTAAGTCAGTTATTAGTATCAAAACTATTTCAAAAGAAAAATGGCAAACCAAATTTATTTAAAATTGCTAAATATATGGAAAGAAGTGTATCTACAATTTGAAATGAAGTTAAACGTTTTCAAAAGTTAAAAGAATATAATCCTATTAAAGCTCATAAAAAGTATCTTAAAAATCGTAAAAAATCAGTTAAGCATATTAAATTTTCATATCAACAATTAATGTGATTAGATGAAAAATTTAATAAGTTTCATTGGTCGCCCGAGATTATTTGCTATGCATATAAACGTGAATTTGGTATCAAATTTCCGGTGTGTTTTAAAACTTTATATAAGTATGTTTTTCTTGGTTTATTTGGTTTAAATAAACGTAATTTGTATTTTCGCGGTCGAAAAAATAAAAGTAAACAAAATATTGATAATCGAGGTAAATTAAGTAATTTTCGAACTATTGCAGAAGCTAAACATAATAAAAATGAATTTGGTTGATTTGAAATGGATACAATAGTTGGTAAAGATTTTAAATCTGTTTGTTTGGTTTTAACTGAACAATTAACTAAATTTGAAATTGTAAAAAAATTAAAAGATAGAACACCAAACGAAGTAATTAGAGTTATTAAAAGTATTTTTAAAACTAATATCTTAAAGAAAATAGTTAAAGGTATTATAACTGATCAAGGTAAAGAGTTTTCAGAATGAAAACAAATTGAAGCTTATATTGGTACTAAAGTTTATTTTTGTGATAAAGGTAAACCTACTCAGAAACCTATTGTGGAACGAATTAACCGGGATTTAAGGCATTGATTTCCTAAAGGAATAGATTTAGATGTTTATTCACAAGAATATTATGATGAAATAGTTAATATAATTAATGAACGCCCACGACAGTGTTTAAGTTGAAATTCAGCAAAAAATTATTTTGTCAATTTTATTAAAAAATATGTTAATATAAAAATATAA